In Phycisphaerae bacterium, a genomic segment contains:
- a CDS encoding sugar isomerase, with protein MRVKPILVYETPERRERTSWRSWGGIQTADGARAEVSRIEGELKALRGQADFPVEFQPAAAIRGAGDVAGVGDLANADTILVYAAGGGMDTFDVLAEFGKPLIIFCRHKSGPVYLWYEIISPRYLRQHTDKLAVSALDEDDVVIDSQDELLWRLRSLCGLVNTVGTRILAIGGPGAWAQPAGVVPKLVEDKLKFEIRTVSYDELGKLIKQARSDDQAVQRAKQRGEEYLQLPGSTLETDRPFVHNAFLLDDILRRLMQEAGCRAITINDCMSTIMPLAETTACLTLSTLNDAGYLAFCESDFVVIPSGVLLANIAGRPVFLNDPTYPHDGLITLAHCTAPRRMSGQKLEPARILTHFESDYGAAPKVEMAKGQVVTNVLPDFRLERWVGLRGEIVEAPFLDICRSQIDIRFTCDSQTVAKRMPGFHWMTVYGDYLRETGYALKRIPIAWETLT; from the coding sequence CTGCGCGTCAAGCCAATCCTGGTCTACGAAACGCCCGAGCGGCGTGAGCGGACGAGTTGGCGCAGTTGGGGTGGCATCCAGACCGCGGACGGAGCCCGCGCGGAAGTGAGCCGCATCGAGGGCGAGCTGAAGGCCCTACGCGGGCAGGCGGATTTCCCGGTCGAGTTTCAGCCGGCGGCCGCGATCCGCGGCGCGGGCGACGTGGCCGGCGTCGGCGACTTGGCCAACGCAGACACGATCCTGGTCTACGCTGCCGGCGGCGGAATGGACACGTTCGATGTACTGGCCGAGTTCGGCAAGCCCCTGATCATCTTCTGCCGCCACAAGTCCGGGCCGGTGTATCTCTGGTACGAGATCATCAGCCCGCGCTATCTGCGGCAACACACGGACAAGCTGGCGGTCAGCGCGCTCGACGAGGACGACGTCGTCATCGATAGCCAGGATGAGCTGCTGTGGCGCCTGCGGTCGCTGTGCGGCCTGGTCAACACCGTGGGCACGCGCATCCTCGCCATTGGCGGACCGGGTGCCTGGGCCCAGCCTGCGGGCGTCGTGCCCAAGCTCGTCGAAGACAAGCTGAAGTTCGAGATCCGCACCGTGTCCTACGACGAGCTGGGCAAGCTGATCAAGCAGGCCCGCTCCGACGACCAGGCGGTGCAGCGCGCCAAGCAGCGCGGCGAGGAGTACCTTCAGTTGCCGGGCAGCACGCTCGAGACCGACCGGCCCTTCGTCCACAACGCCTTCCTGCTCGACGACATCCTGCGTCGCCTGATGCAGGAGGCCGGGTGCCGGGCTATCACGATCAACGACTGCATGTCGACGATCATGCCGCTGGCCGAGACAACGGCCTGCCTCACGCTCAGCACGCTCAACGATGCCGGGTACCTGGCGTTCTGCGAATCCGATTTCGTCGTCATCCCCTCCGGCGTACTGCTGGCGAACATCGCCGGCCGGCCGGTGTTCCTGAACGACCCCACCTATCCGCACGATGGGCTGATCACGCTGGCACACTGCACGGCGCCGCGGCGGATGAGCGGGCAGAAACTGGAGCCGGCGCGGATCCTGACGCACTTCGAGTCCGACTACGGGGCGGCGCCGAAGGTCGAGATGGCCAAGGGGCAGGTGGTCACCAACGTGCTGCCGGACTTCAGGCTCGAGCGCTGGGTCGGGCTGCGCGGCGAGATCGTGGAGGCTCCCTTCCTCGACATTTGCCGCTCGCAGATCGACATCCGCTTTACGTGTGACAGCCAGACCGTGGCCAAACGGATGCCCGGGTTCCACTGGATGACCGTCTACGGCGATTACCTGCGGGAAACGGGTTACGCGCTGAAGCGGATTCCGATCGCGTGGGAAACGCTGACCTAG
- a CDS encoding right-handed parallel beta-helix repeat-containing protein: MKVLLTTGTRGARLPRAAARLMLRAALCGLVTACAAGQHPQRLPARCPDEHPTTQPATALAAITLHIAPDGNDTWSGRLARPTEARTDGPLASLPGARDAIRRLKSDGALVGPVTVEIAGGRYPLLEPLVLTPADTGTPAAPIVYRARTGARPVFDGGRTIAGFTTDASGRWVAQVPEVVAGRWYFEQLYVNGRRATRAQSPDTGYFLMQDVNEAVLTAGEPFARDARQTVTARPEDLSVLHGLSAAQLADVQLVAYHKWDITRRFIERVDHDRAALVTRGEGMKPWNPWTKDTRYRLENVPAALNAPGEWYLDRGGRLLYIPRDGEVLADATVVAPVTERFIVAAGRPDAGELVQHIRFEGLTFRHAGYSLPPHGFEPSQAAATIDAVIMLDDARHVDIAACTLEHTGRYGIWFRRGCRDCRVERTCLQDLGAGGIRIGETEIRPQEAERTGRIVVDNNVIRAGGRIFPCAVGVWIGQSGDNQVTHNEISDLYYTGVSVGWRWGYAESLAKQNVIEFNHIHHIGQGILSDMGGVYTLGPSEGTRVSHNVIHDVDSASYGGWGLYTDEGSTGIRMECNLVYDVETGGFHQHYGRDNVIRNNIFAFSRLYQLQCTRVEPHRSFTFEHNIVYGVEGVLLDGPWTKINVVMDRNCYWVPDGPAAKFADLSWQEWQAAGRDQHSLIADPGFRDPAARDFRLAPDSPALSTGFQPFDFTQAGVYGARCGP; this comes from the coding sequence ATGAAAGTGCTGCTGACGACGGGCACGCGCGGGGCACGATTGCCGCGCGCTGCAGCACGCTTAATGCTGCGTGCGGCCCTGTGTGGCCTGGTGACGGCCTGCGCGGCGGGCCAGCACCCGCAACGTTTGCCCGCGCGCTGCCCCGACGAACACCCGACGACGCAACCGGCGACTGCGCTGGCGGCCATCACGCTGCATATCGCCCCCGATGGCAACGACACCTGGTCCGGCCGGCTGGCAAGGCCCACTGAAGCGCGGACGGACGGGCCGCTGGCCTCGCTGCCAGGTGCGCGCGACGCGATCCGGCGATTGAAATCGGACGGTGCGCTGGTTGGCCCGGTCACGGTTGAGATCGCCGGTGGGCGCTACCCGCTGCTTGAACCGCTTGTGCTCACACCGGCGGATACCGGCACTCCCGCGGCCCCGATCGTCTACCGGGCCCGCACCGGCGCGCGACCGGTGTTCGATGGCGGCCGAACCATCGCCGGGTTCACCACGGACGCATCCGGGCGTTGGGTGGCCCAGGTACCGGAGGTGGTCGCCGGCCGGTGGTACTTCGAGCAACTCTACGTGAATGGTCGCCGCGCCACCCGCGCGCAGTCGCCGGACACCGGCTACTTTCTCATGCAGGATGTCAACGAGGCCGTGCTCACGGCGGGCGAGCCGTTCGCCCGTGACGCGCGCCAGACGGTGACCGCGCGGCCGGAGGACTTGTCCGTTCTCCACGGACTGTCCGCGGCGCAACTCGCCGACGTGCAGTTGGTCGCGTACCACAAGTGGGACATCACCCGCCGCTTCATCGAACGTGTCGATCATGACCGCGCCGCCCTCGTTACGCGTGGCGAGGGCATGAAGCCGTGGAACCCCTGGACGAAGGACACGCGCTATCGGCTGGAAAACGTGCCGGCGGCGTTGAACGCCCCGGGCGAGTGGTATCTCGACCGCGGCGGCCGTCTCCTGTACATCCCCCGGGACGGCGAGGTGCTCGCCGACGCCACGGTCGTCGCGCCGGTGACGGAGAGGTTCATCGTCGCGGCGGGCCGCCCCGACGCCGGTGAGCTGGTTCAGCACATCCGGTTCGAGGGACTCACGTTTCGACATGCCGGCTACTCGCTGCCGCCGCACGGGTTCGAGCCCAGCCAGGCCGCCGCCACGATCGACGCCGTCATCATGCTCGACGACGCCCGGCACGTCGACATCGCCGCATGCACACTGGAGCATACCGGGCGCTACGGCATCTGGTTCCGGCGTGGTTGCCGGGACTGCCGGGTGGAGCGGACCTGCCTGCAGGATCTGGGCGCCGGCGGTATCCGCATCGGCGAAACCGAAATCCGTCCCCAGGAAGCCGAGCGCACCGGCCGGATCGTCGTCGACAACAACGTCATCCGCGCCGGGGGGCGCATCTTCCCGTGCGCCGTCGGCGTGTGGATCGGCCAGAGTGGTGACAACCAGGTCACCCACAACGAGATCAGCGACCTGTACTACACCGGCGTCTCCGTCGGTTGGCGCTGGGGGTATGCGGAGAGCCTGGCGAAGCAGAATGTGATCGAGTTCAACCACATTCATCACATCGGCCAGGGCATCCTGAGCGACATGGGCGGCGTGTACACGCTCGGACCGTCCGAGGGCACGCGCGTCAGCCACAACGTCATCCACGACGTTGACAGCGCGTCGTACGGCGGCTGGGGGCTGTACACCGACGAAGGCAGCACCGGCATCCGCATGGAATGCAACCTGGTCTACGACGTGGAGACCGGTGGGTTCCATCAACACTACGGTCGCGACAACGTCATTCGCAATAACATCTTCGCGTTCAGCCGCCTGTACCAGCTCCAGTGCACGCGCGTGGAGCCGCATCGCTCTTTCACCTTCGAGCACAACATCGTCTACGGCGTCGAGGGGGTCCTGCTTGACGGCCCCTGGACGAAGATCAACGTTGTCATGGACCGCAACTGTTACTGGGTGCCGGACGGGCCGGCCGCGAAATTCGCCGACCTGAGCTGGCAGGAGTGGCAAGCCGCCGGTCGCGACCAGCACTCGCTCATTGCCGATCCGGGATTCCGCGACCCCGCGGCGCGCGACTTCCGTCTCGCACCGGACTCACCCGCGCTCTCGACCGGCTTCCAGCCCTTCGATTTCACGCAGGCCGGCGTCTACGGCGCTCGGTGCGGCCCCTGA